In Carassius auratus strain Wakin unplaced genomic scaffold, ASM336829v1 scaf_tig00015130, whole genome shotgun sequence, a single window of DNA contains:
- the LOC113074563 gene encoding trace amine-associated receptor 4-like — protein sequence MMTSNKTQTENMILCYPLRPDSCPKLHRLTVVKVAMYVLILLMILTTVFGNLLIIISISHFKQLQSPTHLIVRSLAASDCLLGSLVMPYSMVRSVEGCWYLGDFVCKVHYSLDMTFCISSLLHLSLISVDRYWAICDPLRYKMRVTNNTVTVFTTFIWLFSFMYSFSVVFSGISAVGLEMLILQSSCVGNCVVFFNKEWSIICPVLVYFLPGTMMSSLYVKIFYVAQKHAKVMSERVTGGLKSQSSAHRERKAAKTLAIVMGVYLFCWLPYFTVIILDPFFNYWTPAVVYDALFWFAYFNSTCNPLIYGFFYPCFQKAFKILISTYICSIKHSNTLIFE from the coding sequence ATGATGACTTCAAATAAGACTCAAACTGAGAATATGATTCTCTGCTATCCACTTCGACCGGACTCCTGTCCAAAACTGCATCGTCTTACTGTTGTTAAAGTGGCAATGTATGTGTTAATTCTGCTGATGATCCTCACAACAGTTTTTGGGAACCTGCTGATCATCATCTCAATCTCTCACTTCAAACAGCTTCAGTCTCCAACTCATCTGATCGTTCGCTCTCTGGCTGCCAGTGACTGTCTGCTGGGCTCTTTGGTCATGCCGTACAGCATGGTGCGATCTGTTGAAGGCTGCTGGTATCTGGGAGATTTTGTGTGTAAAGTTCATTATAGTTTAGACATGACCTTCTGTATCTCCTCATTACTGCATCTCAGCTTAATATCTGTTGACAGGTACTGGGCCATTTGTGACCCTCTGAGGTACAAAATGAGGGTCACAAACAACACTGTGACTGTTTTTACTACTTTCATATGGCTGTTTTCATTTATGTACAGTTTCTCTGTTGTGTTTTCAGGAATAAGTGCAGTTGGATTAGAGATGTTAATATTGCAGAGTTCTTGTGTGGGaaactgtgttgtgttttttaacAAGGAGTGGAGTATTATATGTCCAGTTCTTGTATACTTCCTTCCCGGGACGATGATGAGCTCTCTGTATGTGAAAATCTTCTATGTtgcacaaaaacatgcaaaagttATGTCAGAAAGAGTGACTGGAGGGTTGAAGAGCCAAAGCTCtgctcacagagagagaaaagcagctAAAACTCTGGCCATTGTCATGGGTGTTTATTTGTTCTGCTGGCTGccatattttactgttattattcTTGACCCTTTTTTCAATTATTGGACCCCAGCTGTTGTTTATGATGCTTTGTTTTGGTTTGCATATTTCAACTCGACTTGTAACCCCTTGATTTATGGATTTTTCTATCCTTGTTTTCAGAAGGCCTTTAAGATTCTCATATCCACTTATATCTGTAGCATCAAGCATTCTAACacattaatatttgaatga
- the LOC113074566 gene encoding trace amine-associated receptor 4-like, producing MMTSNKTQTENMFLCFPFRPNSCPKRHRLAVVKVAMYVLILLMILTTVLGNLLIIISVSHFKQLQSPTHLIVRSLAASDCLLGSLVMPYSMVRSVEGCWYLGDFLCKVHYSLDMTFSMSSLLHLSLISVDRYWAICDPLRYKMRVTNNTVTVFTTFIWLFSFLYSFSIVFSGIGAVGIEMVILQSYCVGNCVVLFNKEWSIISPVLVFFLPGIIMSSLYVKIFYVAQKHAKVMSERVTGGLKSQSSAHRERKAAKTLAIVMGVYLFCWVPISTASFLDPFFNYWTPAVVYDALFWFAYLNSTCNPLIYGFFYPCFQKAFKILTSTYICGIKHSNTLIFE from the coding sequence ATGATGACTTCAAATAAGACTCAAACTGAGAATATGTTTCTCTGCTTTCCATTCCGGCCAAACTCCTGTCCAAAACGGCATCGTCTTGCTGTTGTTAAAGTGGCAATGTATGTGTTAATTCTGCTGATGATCCTCACAACAGTTTTGGGGAACCTGCTGATCATCATCTCAGTCTCTCACTTCAAACAGCTTCAGTCTCCAACTCATCTGATCGTTCGCTCTCTGGCTGCCAGTGACTGTCTGCTGGGCTCTTTGGTCATGCCGTACAGCATGGTGCGATCTGTTGAAGGCTGCTGGTATCTGGGAGATTTTTTGTGTAAAGTTCACTATAGTTTAGACATGACCTTCTCTATGTCCTCTTTACTGCATTTAAGTTTAATATCTGTTGACAGGTACTGGGCCATTTGTGACCCTCTGAGGTACAAAATGAGGGTCACAAACAACACTGTGACTGTTTTTACTACCTTCATatggcttttttcttttttgtacagTTTCTCTATTGTGTTTTCAGGGATAGGTGCAGTTGGAATAGAGATGGTCATATTGCAGAGTTATTGTGTGGGAAATTGTGTTGTGCTTTTTAACAAGGAGTGGAGTATTATATCTCCAGTTCTTGTATTCTTCCTTCCCGGGATAATCATGAGCTCTCTGTATGTAAAAATCTTCTATGTTGCACAAAAACATGCAAAGGTTATGTCAGAAAGAGTGACTGGAGGGTTGAAGAGCCAAAGCTCtgctcacagagagagaaaagcagctAAAACTCTGGCCATTGTCATGGGTGTTTATTTGTTCTGCTGGGTGCCTATTTCTACTGCATCTTTCCTTGaccctttttttaattattggacCCCAGCTGTTGTTTATGATGCTTTGTTTTGGTTTGCATATTTAAACTCGACTTGTAACCCCTTGATTTATGGATTTTTCTACCCTTGTTTTCAGAAGGCCTTTAAGATTCTCACATCCACTTATATCTGTGGCATCAAGCATTCTAACacattaatatttgaatga
- the LOC113074562 gene encoding trace amine-associated receptor 4-like, which translates to MTSNETQTENILLCYPLRPDSCPKLHCLTVVKVAMYVLMLLMILTTVFGNLLIIISISHFKQLQSPTHLIVRSLAASDCLLGSLVMPYSMVRSVEGCWYLGDFVCKVHSSLDMSFCISSLLHLSLISVDRYWAICDPLRYKMRVTNNTVTVFTTFIWLFSFLYSFYVVFSGVNTIGLELFIMQVYCVGSCVLFFNKQWGLICPILTFFLPGTIMSSLYLKIFHVARKHAKVMSERVTGGMKSQSSAHRERKAAKTLAIVMCVFLFCWLPYFTVTVLDPFFNFFTPAVVFDALIWFAYLNSTCNPLIYGFFYPCFQSAFKILISTYICGNRDSNATTFK; encoded by the coding sequence ATGACTTCAAATGAAACACAAACTGAGAACATCCTTCTCTGCTATCCACTCCGACCGGACTCCTGTCCAAAACTGCATTGTCTTACTGTTGTTAAAGTGGCAATGTATGTGTTAATGCTGCTGATGATCCTCACAACAGTTTTTGGGAACCTGCTGATCATCATCTCAATCTCTCACTTCAAACAGCTTCAGTCTCCAACTCATCTGATCGTTCGCTCTCTGGCTGCCAGTGACTGTCTGCTGGGCTCTTTGGTCATGCCGTACAGCATGGTGCGATCTGTTGAAGGCTGCTGGTATCTGGGAGATTTTGTGTGTAAAGTTCATTCTAGTTTAGACATGAGCTTCTGTATCTCCTCATTACTACATCTCAGTTTAATATCTGTTGACAGGTACTGGGCCATTTGTGACCCTCTGAGGTATAAAATGAGGGTCACAAACAACACTGTGACTGTTTTTACAACCTTCATATGGCTGTTTTCATTTCTCTACagtttttatgttgtgttttcagGTGTAAACACAATTGGTTTGGAGTTGTTTATTATGCAAGTTTATTGTGTGGGAAGTTGTGTTCTGTTTTTTAACAAGCAATGGGGTCTTATATGCCCAATTCTCACCTTTTTTCTTCCTGGGACAATCATGAGCTCTTTGTATTTAAAAATCTTCCATGTTGCACGAAAACATGCAAAGGTTATGTCAGAAAGAGTGACTGGAGGAATGAAGAGCCAAAGCTCtgctcacagagagagaaaagcagctAAAACTCTGGCcattgtcatgtgtgtttttttgttctgctGGCTGCCGTATTTTACTGTTACTGTTCTTGACccttttttcaattttttcacCCCAGCTGTGGTTTTTGATGCTCTAATTTGGTTTGCATATTTAAACTCCACTTGTAACCCGTTGATCTATGGTTTTTTCTACCCTTGTTTTCAGAGTGCATTTAAGATTCTCATTTCCACTTACATCTGTGGCAACAGGGATTCAAATGCtacaacatttaaatga